One Mycoplasmoides pneumoniae FH genomic region harbors:
- the hpt gene encoding hypoxanthine phosphoribosyltransferase — MGIKSIIIDQKQVEAGCNAALKWCNEHFAGKQVIVLGILKGCIPFLGKLISQFTFDLQLDFVAVASYHGGSRQQEAPKIVLDMSHDPKGKDILLIEDIIDSGRSIKLVLDLLHTRKAKSVILVSFIEKLKPREADIKVDYSCFKNQDEFLVGFGLDYQGFYRNLPYVGVFDPEDN, encoded by the coding sequence ATGGGCATTAAATCTATCATCATTGATCAAAAACAGGTTGAAGCGGGTTGTAACGCTGCGCTCAAATGGTGTAATGAACATTTTGCTGGTAAACAGGTCATAGTATTAGGGATCTTGAAGGGTTGTATTCCCTTTTTGGGCAAACTTATTAGTCAGTTTACCTTTGATTTACAACTGGACTTTGTGGCAGTCGCTTCTTACCATGGTGGCAGTCGCCAACAAGAAGCACCGAAGATTGTCCTAGATATGTCCCATGACCCTAAAGGCAAGGACATTCTTTTAATAGAAGACATAATCGACAGTGGTCGTTCTATTAAATTAGTATTGGACTTACTCCACACCCGAAAGGCCAAAAGTGTGATCTTAGTGAGCTTCATTGAAAAGCTCAAACCCAGGGAAGCTGACATTAAGGTGGACTATTCTTGCTTTAAAAACCAAGACGAATTCTTGGTTGGTTTTGGGTTAGACTACCAGGGCTTTTATCGCAATTTACCCTATGTTGGTGTCTTTGATCCTGAAGATAATTAA
- the tyrS gene encoding tyrosine--tRNA ligase, whose translation MTKDLLALLKERGLFVQANFEKELKQLLNQGSFAFYVGFDPTAPSLHIGNYVLLHVAQIFQAMGHIPHVLLGSGTALIGDPTGRMELRQMMSRETIAENTRNIKKQIRRFLGSNVVFCQNETWLKKLNYIEVIRELGPCFSVNKMLATDAFSARWERGLTLMELNYMVLQAYDFYYLNQKYGVQLQIGGSDQWANILAGADLIRRKTQKQVYGMTTNLLVKANGEKMGKSASGALWLDPQKTSPYDFYQYWINLDDASLQKVFLMLTKLDTKAIETLCNLKGAAIKEAKAKLAFELTDAIHGTKAALAAQAKSARIFAFQPDTETKTVRAGTRLVDVIVDLGLVVSRSEARRVIQQGGLTINQEKVTDVEMVLQASSQPLVIGKGKKRFVTVQVIANTK comes from the coding sequence ATGACAAAAGATCTCCTAGCACTTTTAAAAGAACGGGGCTTATTTGTACAAGCTAACTTTGAAAAGGAATTAAAGCAATTATTAAACCAAGGATCATTTGCTTTCTATGTTGGCTTTGACCCCACAGCACCCTCACTCCATATTGGCAACTATGTGCTGCTCCATGTAGCACAAATCTTCCAAGCAATGGGTCATATTCCCCACGTCTTGTTGGGTAGTGGGACGGCTTTAATAGGTGATCCTACTGGCAGAATGGAACTGCGCCAGATGATGAGTCGTGAAACAATTGCCGAAAATACGCGCAACATTAAAAAACAAATTAGGCGCTTTTTGGGTAGTAATGTAGTGTTTTGCCAAAACGAGACCTGGTTAAAGAAACTCAATTACATTGAGGTCATCAGGGAATTGGGACCCTGCTTTTCGGTCAACAAGATGTTAGCGACCGATGCCTTTAGTGCTCGTTGGGAACGCGGTTTAACGTTGATGGAATTGAACTACATGGTATTACAGGCCTATGACTTCTATTATTTAAACCAAAAGTATGGGGTGCAACTGCAAATAGGGGGCAGTGACCAGTGGGCTAATATCCTAGCGGGGGCTGATTTAATTAGACGCAAAACCCAAAAACAGGTGTACGGCATGACCACTAACTTATTAGTGAAAGCTAATGGGGAAAAGATGGGTAAGAGTGCTAGTGGAGCTTTATGGTTAGATCCACAAAAGACCAGTCCGTATGACTTCTACCAGTATTGGATTAACCTTGATGATGCTAGTTTGCAAAAGGTTTTCCTTATGCTCACTAAATTAGATACCAAGGCAATTGAAACCCTCTGCAACTTGAAGGGCGCTGCCATTAAGGAGGCCAAGGCAAAACTAGCCTTCGAGTTAACTGACGCTATTCATGGTACCAAGGCAGCTTTAGCCGCCCAAGCGAAAAGTGCCCGAATCTTTGCCTTTCAACCTGATACTGAAACCAAAACCGTGCGAGCTGGCACCAGGTTAGTGGATGTGATTGTTGATTTAGGTTTAGTTGTATCCAGATCAGAAGCGCGCCGGGTGATTCAGCAAGGTGGTTTAACGATTAACCAAGAAAAAGTGACTGATGTGGAAATGGTCCTACAAGCGAGTTCCCAACCACTAGTGATTGGTAAGGGCAAAAAGCGTTTTGTAACGGTGCAAGTGATAGCTAACACCAAATAA
- a CDS encoding MPN670 family protein, with protein sequence MPELTRFQKFFLTPEKFNKFTRVVGFCGVFALIALSLGIYSYVGQGSIVPKVAALFLIALGGFTLLLSFVINFVALYKRSQLIHLVNRQDRTDLWLQKMANNKQFEQFELFEKGPISADILPTFYPATIYNFELVPKQFKVQYKNGQTLNFAKLSAIKRSTSKNEKVACLVAIIDAVSDQHWFLTKSDFPLINTGFYESLTESNRQNNVLLYTEKDASFNFNQLDKEMIKQVLFNPVNVYANFNVYNNTTHTYLMMSVPITFMDTSLRMEEAVGDLELNITRQAGYDAATLDSFHKVVELLKTKLIGDFNNAETTSATETTVVAEVTEPTTNSKRKPVKAKKAKK encoded by the coding sequence ATGCCAGAGCTAACTCGTTTTCAAAAGTTCTTTTTAACACCTGAAAAGTTCAATAAATTTACAAGAGTTGTTGGTTTTTGTGGTGTCTTTGCTTTAATTGCCCTTTCTTTAGGGATTTACAGCTATGTTGGTCAGGGTTCAATTGTTCCTAAAGTGGCAGCTCTTTTCCTAATTGCCTTAGGCGGGTTTACCTTGCTGTTGAGCTTTGTGATTAACTTTGTAGCTTTGTACAAACGCAGTCAGTTAATTCATTTGGTCAACCGTCAAGATCGTACTGATTTGTGGTTACAAAAGATGGCAAACAACAAGCAGTTTGAGCAATTTGAATTGTTTGAAAAAGGTCCAATTAGTGCGGATATTCTACCGACTTTTTACCCTGCTACCATCTATAACTTTGAGTTAGTTCCCAAGCAATTTAAGGTACAGTACAAGAATGGTCAAACGCTTAACTTTGCTAAGTTAAGTGCCATTAAGAGAAGTACTTCCAAAAATGAAAAGGTGGCTTGCTTAGTCGCTATTATTGATGCTGTTAGTGACCAACACTGGTTCTTAACTAAAAGCGATTTCCCCTTAATTAACACTGGTTTTTACGAATCTTTAACTGAAAGTAACCGCCAGAACAACGTTTTGCTCTACACTGAAAAAGACGCTAGTTTTAACTTTAATCAGTTAGATAAGGAGATGATAAAGCAGGTGTTGTTTAACCCGGTTAATGTGTATGCTAACTTTAACGTTTACAACAATACCACACACACTTACCTCATGATGAGTGTACCGATTACCTTCATGGATACTTCTTTAAGAATGGAGGAAGCTGTGGGTGATTTAGAACTCAATATTACCCGTCAAGCTGGTTATGACGCTGCTACCTTAGATTCATTCCATAAGGTAGTGGAACTGTTAAAGACCAAACTCATTGGTGATTTCAACAACGCTGAAACTACCAGTGCAACAGAAACAACAGTTGTGGCTGAAGTTACTGAACCCACAACCAATTCCAAGCGCAAACCAGTTAAAGCGAAGAAGGCTAAGAAATAA
- the ftsH gene encoding ATP-dependent zinc metalloprotease FtsH, with product MKKNKGLNEATTSEKPQFPKRTAWKIFWWVVILAIIIGILVYILMPRATTAVIEKWELSGTTLSAQIKGLSGKHTFQRINNSTYVTDDILQVSISFQGINPIVVTAHKATNGSGETIFNIANLSINQSTGKAIVNGMMTQDQKSNNGTELASIKGLHDIGTFVAPDTRARDVLNIFFGLLPIIIFVIFFLLFWRSARGISGGGRSEEDNIFSIGKTQAKLAKSSVRFDNIAGLQEEKHELLEIVDYLKNPLKYAQMGARSPRGVILYGPPGTGKTLLAKAVAGEAGVPFFQSTGSGFEDMLVGVGAKRVRDLFNKAKKAAPCIIFIDEIDSVGSKRGRVELSSYSVVEQTLNQLLAEMDGFTSRTGVVVMAATNRLDVLDDALLRPGRFDRHIQINLPDIKEREGILQVHAKNKNLSSKISLLDVAKRTPGFSGAQLENVINEATLLAVRDNRTTINMNDIDEAIDRVIAGPAKKSRVVSDADRKLVAYHEAGHALVGLHVHSNDEVQKITIIPRGQAGGYTLSTPKSGDLNLKRKSDLLAMIATAMGGRAAEEEIYGPLEITTGASSDFYKATNIARAMVTQLGMSKLGQVQYVPSQGTVPPGTKLFSEQTAKDIDFEINAIIEEQYKKARTIIKTNRKELELLVEALLIAETILKSDIDYIHEHTKLPPEILAQKQEQQAKQKAEAKEAKLNKKTEKDTEKDSETNS from the coding sequence ATGAAAAAAAATAAAGGACTTAACGAGGCGACTACGAGCGAAAAACCGCAGTTTCCCAAACGCACAGCGTGAAAGATTTTTTGGTGAGTGGTTATCCTAGCCATTATTATTGGTATTTTGGTTTATATCCTAATGCCAAGGGCTACCACGGCTGTAATTGAAAAGTGGGAGCTTAGTGGAACTACACTTTCGGCTCAAATCAAAGGCTTATCAGGCAAACACACCTTCCAAAGAATTAATAATTCCACCTATGTCACCGATGACATTCTGCAGGTTTCCATTAGTTTCCAAGGGATAAATCCCATAGTAGTAACTGCCCACAAAGCTACTAATGGTAGTGGGGAAACTATCTTTAATATAGCAAACCTCTCGATTAATCAGTCAACTGGAAAGGCCATAGTTAATGGAATGATGACCCAAGACCAAAAAAGTAACAATGGCACTGAATTAGCTTCTATTAAAGGTCTCCATGACATCGGTACCTTTGTTGCTCCTGATACGAGAGCACGTGATGTGCTCAACATCTTCTTTGGCCTACTACCAATTATTATCTTTGTCATTTTCTTCTTACTCTTTTGACGTTCTGCTCGCGGTATCTCTGGTGGTGGTCGCAGTGAGGAGGACAACATCTTCTCAATTGGTAAGACCCAAGCTAAACTCGCAAAGTCTTCGGTGAGGTTTGACAACATTGCGGGACTCCAAGAAGAAAAACACGAGTTACTGGAAATTGTTGATTACCTCAAAAACCCCTTGAAGTATGCCCAAATGGGCGCTCGTTCCCCACGCGGTGTTATTCTTTACGGCCCTCCTGGTACGGGTAAAACGCTGTTAGCGAAAGCTGTTGCTGGTGAAGCTGGTGTGCCTTTCTTCCAGTCCACGGGTTCTGGCTTTGAAGATATGCTGGTTGGTGTGGGCGCCAAACGGGTACGGGACTTGTTCAATAAGGCTAAGAAAGCGGCCCCATGTATTATCTTCATCGATGAAATTGACTCGGTTGGTTCTAAACGGGGTCGCGTGGAGTTGTCCTCCTACTCGGTGGTCGAACAAACCTTAAACCAACTGTTAGCGGAAATGGATGGGTTTACTAGCCGCACTGGTGTTGTGGTGATGGCTGCTACCAACCGCTTGGATGTCCTTGATGATGCGTTATTACGCCCAGGTCGGTTTGATCGTCACATCCAGATTAACCTTCCCGACATTAAGGAACGCGAAGGCATCTTACAAGTGCACGCCAAGAACAAGAACTTGTCTTCCAAGATTAGCTTATTGGATGTTGCTAAACGTACCCCTGGTTTTAGTGGGGCTCAATTGGAAAACGTCATTAATGAAGCTACCCTGTTAGCAGTCCGTGATAACCGGACCACGATCAACATGAACGACATTGATGAAGCCATTGACCGGGTCATAGCTGGTCCTGCCAAAAAATCTCGGGTGGTCAGTGATGCTGATCGTAAACTAGTGGCCTACCACGAAGCAGGTCATGCTTTGGTTGGCCTCCATGTTCACAGTAACGATGAAGTGCAAAAGATTACCATTATTCCCCGGGGTCAAGCGGGTGGTTATACCTTGTCAACCCCTAAGAGTGGCGATCTCAATTTAAAGCGTAAATCTGACTTGTTAGCGATGATTGCTACAGCCATGGGCGGCCGTGCTGCAGAGGAAGAAATTTACGGTCCCCTAGAAATTACCACTGGCGCTTCCTCGGACTTTTATAAGGCGACCAATATTGCCCGTGCCATGGTTACCCAGTTAGGAATGTCCAAGTTAGGGCAAGTGCAATATGTACCTAGTCAAGGTACCGTCCCACCAGGTACCAAACTGTTCTCTGAGCAAACAGCAAAGGATATTGACTTTGAGATTAACGCCATTATTGAAGAACAGTACAAGAAGGCACGTACCATTATTAAAACGAACCGTAAGGAGTTGGAATTGTTAGTTGAAGCCTTGTTGATTGCCGAAACCATCTTAAAGAGTGACATCGATTACATTCACGAACACACTAAACTCCCTCCAGAGATCCTAGCGCAAAAGCAAGAACAGCAAGCCAAACAAAAGGCAGAAGCCAAGGAAGCTAAGTTAAATAAGAAGACTGAGAAGGATACAGAAAAAGACAGTGAAACAAACAGTTAA
- the galU gene encoding UTP--glucose-1-phosphate uridylyltransferase GalU: MPKIRKAVIPAAGLGTRLLPATKAIPKEMLPLVNKPTIQYIVEEAVASGIKEILVIVSSKKEAIIDHFDYDFILENALLQKHKDQEHQEIKDIANLAHIYFVRQKHQHGLGDAILHAKSFVGNEDFAVLLGDDVVFGEQPALAQCIQAYEQTDCQVIGVQEVPHDQVNKYGIVTPEANWQKQALVKILGMVEKPAVNEAKSNLAILSRYILKPSIFTALKQVPFGVGGELQLTDGLNYCLQQGEPFFAKHFGGTRFDVGTKNGFIKANLYTALKTDAITKDEVLAILKEFV; this comes from the coding sequence ATGCCCAAAATAAGAAAAGCCGTTATTCCCGCAGCCGGACTGGGTACCAGATTACTCCCAGCCACTAAGGCCATTCCCAAAGAGATGTTGCCCTTAGTCAATAAACCCACAATTCAGTACATTGTGGAAGAAGCAGTAGCGAGTGGCATTAAGGAAATCCTAGTAATTGTGTCTTCTAAAAAGGAAGCGATTATTGACCACTTTGACTATGACTTTATCTTGGAAAATGCTTTACTCCAAAAGCACAAAGATCAAGAACACCAAGAAATTAAGGATATTGCCAACTTAGCGCACATTTACTTTGTCCGCCAAAAACACCAACACGGTTTAGGAGATGCCATTTTGCACGCCAAGTCGTTTGTTGGTAACGAAGACTTTGCCGTCCTTTTAGGTGATGATGTCGTGTTTGGTGAACAACCGGCATTAGCACAATGTATTCAAGCTTATGAACAAACAGATTGTCAGGTAATAGGCGTGCAAGAAGTGCCCCATGACCAGGTCAACAAGTATGGCATAGTAACCCCTGAAGCTAATTGACAAAAACAAGCGTTAGTCAAAATTTTGGGCATGGTGGAAAAACCAGCTGTCAACGAAGCCAAGAGCAACCTAGCCATTTTGAGCCGTTACATCCTTAAACCCAGTATTTTTACAGCTCTTAAACAAGTACCGTTTGGTGTTGGAGGTGAGTTACAGTTGACTGATGGGTTGAACTATTGTTTACAGCAAGGGGAACCCTTCTTTGCCAAGCACTTTGGTGGTACCCGGTTTGATGTCGGTACTAAAAATGGTTTTATTAAAGCGAACCTGTACACGGCTTTAAAAACCGATGCCATTACTAAGGATGAAGTCTTGGCCATCCTCAAGGAATTTGTTTAA
- a CDS encoding 2-C-methyl-D-erythritol 2,4-cyclodiphosphate synthase: MQFRVGLGKKKYRIKPRAEQKNKFWIGGVEIEDSKYIYDHDASDDASDVIQLAVADALFGATALGDGQIVFNKEKTQIPLKGNPRKEAPRILARTYNFIRKNWYINNIDITLEIPSQQKMDDYKHAIFDFICTALRITELTINLKVREPLNSNEISCLAVVLVERQRLK; encoded by the coding sequence ATGCAGTTTAGAGTTGGCCTAGGTAAGAAAAAATACCGCATTAAACCGAGAGCAGAACAGAAGAATAAATTTTGAATAGGTGGGGTGGAAATAGAAGATTCCAAGTACATTTATGACCACGATGCTAGTGATGACGCCAGTGACGTTATCCAGCTAGCAGTAGCTGATGCTTTATTTGGTGCTACTGCCTTAGGTGATGGACAAATTGTCTTCAATAAAGAAAAAACCCAGATCCCTTTAAAGGGTAATCCGCGTAAAGAAGCGCCCCGTATTTTGGCACGGACTTACAACTTTATTCGCAAGAACTGGTACATCAATAACATTGATATCACCTTAGAAATTCCCTCACAACAAAAGATGGATGACTATAAGCATGCCATCTTTGACTTTATTTGTACGGCTTTACGGATTACCGAACTGACAATTAACCTCAAGGTACGTGAACCGTTGAATTCGAATGAAATTAGTTGTTTAGCGGTCGTGTTAGTGGAACGACAAAGATTAAAGTAA
- a CDS encoding Ohr family peroxiredoxin encodes MAVIYKTTAHASAGREGVVQTVDGFTVSLAFPKPGATHQDKNNPEQLFASAYAGCFSQAVRVVLQQHQLQLATQPIVGVSVELHDQDGLFHIKAGVELAITGVDQTTAQTVITAAHAMCPFSRLIKPENFLGLTLNGAKL; translated from the coding sequence ATGGCAGTAATTTACAAAACAACAGCACACGCTAGCGCCGGCAGGGAAGGCGTTGTCCAAACCGTTGATGGTTTTACCGTTAGTTTAGCATTTCCTAAACCTGGTGCTACTCACCAGGACAAAAACAACCCCGAACAGCTGTTTGCTTCAGCTTATGCTGGTTGTTTTTCGCAAGCTGTGCGTGTGGTTTTACAACAGCACCAACTGCAATTAGCTACTCAACCTATTGTGGGTGTTAGTGTCGAACTGCATGACCAGGACGGTCTGTTCCACATTAAAGCCGGTGTTGAATTAGCGATTACGGGCGTGGACCAAACCACAGCGCAAACAGTCATTACGGCAGCGCATGCCATGTGTCCGTTTAGCCGTTTAATTAAACCAGAAAACTTCTTGGGTTTAACCTTGAACGGTGCCAAGCTTTAA
- a CDS encoding DUF1600 domain-containing protein, translating into MEQNNCKIRTWFAKLALAQKVFLGVIPLFFICFVFVIADIVISLQNKGHIIEEIDKFTNQSNVMLLIYACWYVSKPKSHYLKNQQFFLSAFAYIIFTFLGYNVILAASQQAYSDKDAYSLASSVFLHVLAPIAFLVAGIVKMKTDKDVTFNHFWKSLGYFMIYPLVYGLYLATIPYVRGHYVSDDGKSTTYVVYGEITNTKDNPIVAWPVVICFLFIYFPLSFLAVYALQCKLLNRPLKAQFKCATNKCPK; encoded by the coding sequence ATGGAGCAAAATAATTGCAAAATCAGAACTTGATTTGCCAAACTGGCGTTAGCACAAAAGGTCTTCTTGGGGGTAATTCCCTTATTTTTTATTTGTTTTGTTTTTGTAATTGCTGACATTGTCATCAGTTTGCAAAATAAAGGCCACATTATAGAAGAGATAGATAAGTTTACTAACCAGAGCAATGTTATGTTGCTCATTTATGCATGTTGGTATGTAAGCAAACCAAAGAGCCATTATCTCAAGAACCAGCAGTTCTTTTTGAGTGCCTTTGCTTACATCATCTTTACTTTTTTAGGCTACAACGTCATTTTGGCGGCTTCACAACAAGCTTACAGTGATAAGGATGCTTATTCCTTGGCAAGTTCTGTCTTTCTCCATGTGTTGGCACCAATTGCTTTCTTGGTTGCAGGTATAGTTAAGATGAAAACGGACAAGGATGTAACCTTTAATCATTTTTGAAAAAGTTTGGGTTACTTCATGATCTATCCCTTAGTGTATGGGTTGTACTTAGCGACCATTCCTTATGTAAGGGGTCATTATGTGAGTGATGATGGTAAGTCTACTACCTATGTGGTTTATGGGGAGATTACCAACACCAAGGATAACCCGATCGTCGCTTGACCAGTAGTAATTTGTTTCCTTTTCATTTACTTTCCCTTGAGCTTCTTAGCGGTTTATGCCTTGCAATGTAAGTTATTGAATAGACCTCTAAAAGCACAATTTAAGTGTGCAACCAATAAATGCCCAAAATAA